DNA sequence from the Brevundimonas sp. NIBR10 genome:
GCCTAAAGGGGCGAGCACCGATTTCCATTTCAACTGGTTCGTCGGATGTCTCGAACGCCCGGACGGCAGCCGATACGGCCTGAACTATTATTTCCGCGAGTACCGCGAGCCACGCGGGCTGGACTATTTCACCGGCTTCATCAACGAAGCCGACGGTCGTCAGACCAAGCTGCTGCGGGTTTACCCGGAGCTGACCTATCGCCAGTCCGATCATGCCATGATGGGCGGGAAGCTCTACGTGCTGGAATCCAGCGGTCGCCGGGATGTGACCGAGCGCGTGTTCGAGGTGGAAGCCATAAATCCCGAGATGGGATTCCGACTGCAACCCGGCATGTACGGCGCCTGGAAAGGTCTGATCCACGGCGCCTACAAGGGCGATGACTTTCTGGACGGCGAACTGGTCGAGGACGTCAACGACCCCGCCAAGCTTGCAGAAAGCGCGCGCTGGGAGGTTCGCGATCGGCCGCTCAGAATCCGCGAAGGCGATTCGCAGGGCTATGCCGACGTCGAGTCCCTTGTTCGGGGCGAATGGCCCGCAGCGACGATGGTCTGATGTCCGCGCCCTGGATCGACCTGACGGGTCGCGTTGCAGTGGTGACCGGCGCCGCCGCTGGTATCGGGCGGGCGGCGGCCCGCGCCCTCGCGGACGCGGGTGCAACCCTCATAGCCATCGACCGGGACGCTTCCGGCGTGCAGGCAACGACGATGGCCATCGGGGGCACGGCCGAGGCTCGCGTCTTGGATGTCACGGACGCCGTGGCTTGGGGTGAACTTGCGGACTGGATCAGATCACGGTTCGGTCGGCTCGATATTCTGGTCAACAGCGCCGGCGTGTCCCTGTCCGATCGGGTCGGCGACGCGGACCTGGAGATCTATCGTCGGACCTTCGCGATCAATGTGGAGGGCTCGCTGCTGGGGATGGCGGTTGCGCTCACCTTCATGCGGCCGGCGGGGAAAGGCACGATCATCAATCTGTCCTCTGCGGCCTCGCTCAAGGGCAACCCGATCATGGCGAGTTACGGAGCGAGCAAGGCTGCGGTGGCGCACTACACCCGCAGCGCAGCCCTCGAAGTCGCCCGGGCCGGACATGATATTCGCATCAACGCGGTTCATCCCGGATTGATCGACACCTCGATGGCTCAGGACCTCTATACCATTCTGGCCAAGGTCGGGCCGCCGGAGACGGTGATGAAGATGGTCACGACCGGCCGGCCTGGCCGCGCCGAAGAGGTTGCCGACCTGATCCTCTATCTGGCGTCGGATCGCGCCAGCTTCATTTCCGGTGCCAGCATTGTCGCGGATCGCGCACAAAGCGCCTAGGTGGAAAAATACCGGACACTGTGTCCGGCCATTGTACATAGCGTCCGATCTAGCTAATCTGGCACTATGTCGGATGCCAGGCCCCTGTCCCTTCGCGACTCCCATCGCGCCCATACGCGCGCGCGGATTCAGGATGCTGCGCGCGAGACCTTCTTCGGCCGCGGTTATCATGAGGCGACAATCGACGAGATCGCCCAGGCGGCCGGCGTCTCCCGCTCGACGCTCTATCTCTATTTCCCGGACAAGCCTGATATGCTCACCCATATCGCCAAGGCTTACGGTGACGCCCTGTGCAAGGTTGTCGAGCGATTGCCGAGCCCGAACCCGTCACGAGCCGAGATCGGCGTCTGGGTCGGTGAACTCGCCCGGTTCATCGCCGACGACAGGACGCCCGCAATCCTTATTACTCACCTTTCCGAACGCGTAGATGCGCCTATGGCCGTGAGCCAGATTGGTGACCGATTGATCGGCGCCTTGGCAGCACGGCTGCCGGCCTTCGCGGCGGCACTGGACAACAGCGGTGCACACGAGCTTGCGCGGGCCTGGGCCCTGGTCGTGATGCGTGATCTCGGCTGGGCCTGTCTGCAGGCTGCCCGGGACGACGGCAAGGGACTGGGTGCGTCCCTGCTGATCGTGGCGGGCGATCTGCTCGAGCATTTCATCAAGAAGAACGACGAATGGGGGACGACATGAATCGCCAGGAGAAGCGCTGGTTGGGTGAGCCGGATCGCTACGCACGGCTGAGGAAGATCGAGTCGCTGGATGTAGAGACCGATTATCGGGAGATCACGCTCCTGTTCTACGGCGACTTTCAGTCCGCCATGATGGCCAAGGCCTTCAACGGGTTCCTGATGACCTATTCGGGTCCACGGATATCGAAGGTGCTGCACGCATCCGGGGAGTTGGAGAAGCGCGTCGCCAAGCGGGTGATCGACACGACCATCCTGGCCAGCAAGGTCCTGACGGAAGGCTTCGTGGGGGAGGGGCGCGATGCCGCCCGTCGCGTGAACGCCATGCACAAACAATACGATATCGAGACGGATGATTTTCTGGCCGTGGGGATCGAGGAGGTGGTCGGCTCGATCGAACTGGCCGAACGCTACGGCTGGCGCCCGGTCACGGACAAGGAACGTGAAGCCGTCCTTCGGTACTACAGCCACCAGACCCGGGCGTTTGGATCTCCAAAGCCGCTTCCGCCGACCTACGCCGAGGCGCAGGCCTTCTTCTCCCACTATCTCGACACTGAAACCCGCTACGAACCGCGCAACGAGGAACTCGCCAAGGTCTTCATCAAGTTCAACCGCTCCTTGATGCCGTTATGGTTGCGTCCGATGATCGGGCCCTTGCTTTCGGCGCAACTGGATCCCCGTGTGGCTCGAGCCTGCGGCATCAAGCCGGGATCCAAATTCATGAGGGGTCTCGCCGACGTCTTGCTCAAACGCGCTGCGGCCGCCGATCCTGTCCCGGACGGTGCGCCGAGCCAGCATGAGGCCTTGATCCGGACCGTATACCCGAACGGGTACAAGGTCTCCGAAGTGGGGACCCACGTGAAGCCCCCCAAGCCAGAGCCAGCACCGGCTCTCGCCGCCGCCGGTCAGACGGGGGCTCATCCCAGCCAGACCTCAGTCGCCTGAACTTTCGAATCCAGAAGGCGGCCTCGCAGTCTGCCAGGCTCGGCGGTTTGCCGAAATGGTCACGGCGGCCTTCGTATAAAAGGCCTCACCCTTCGACAGGTTGACGAAGTTGAATGCCTGCGCGTGTCGGAACTCCAGCACCTCCACGCCCTCGGGGCCGGGTGTGTAGGTGTAGGGCGTGTTTGCCGGCACAAAAAAGCTGTCGCGCGGTCCCAACTCCTCGGTCCCGATTCTGAGGCTGCCGGCGACGACATGATACAGGCAGTCGGAGTCGTGGCTGTGCAGCGCCAGCGGATAGCTCGCCTTGAGCCAGGCGTGGGTCAGCGCGAAGCCAGGCTTGTCGACCAGCATCGTGGTTTCGTCGCCGTCCAGATAACCGACGGCGACAAGGCTCTTCATTCCCGCCCGCTGAACATCGGTCGTCGACGCGATGCACATTCGGCCCGTGTCCATCAGGCCCGGGGCATCCTTGGCGCGGTAGATGGCAAATCCGGACTTTTGGGTCTCAGTGTCGCTCATGGTTTCCTCCTGCTGCCGTCTCTGGCTGGTCCAGAGCTTTTTCCAACCAGGCCTGTGCGCTCTTGATGAAGTCTTGCGCGATCGCCGTGTCATAAGCCCAGGACTCGAAGCCGTGGGGCGCGCCGGGAATGGTGTCGATCACGACGTCGATGCCCGCCGCCCGAAGTCGGTC
Encoded proteins:
- a CDS encoding SDR family oxidoreductase, producing the protein MTGAAAGIGRAAARALADAGATLIAIDRDASGVQATTMAIGGTAEARVLDVTDAVAWGELADWIRSRFGRLDILVNSAGVSLSDRVGDADLEIYRRTFAINVEGSLLGMAVALTFMRPAGKGTIINLSSAASLKGNPIMASYGASKAAVAHYTRSAALEVARAGHDIRINAVHPGLIDTSMAQDLYTILAKVGPPETVMKMVTTGRPGRAEEVADLILYLASDRASFISGASIVADRAQSA
- a CDS encoding TetR/AcrR family transcriptional regulator, giving the protein MSDARPLSLRDSHRAHTRARIQDAARETFFGRGYHEATIDEIAQAAGVSRSTLYLYFPDKPDMLTHIAKAYGDALCKVVERLPSPNPSRAEIGVWVGELARFIADDRTPAILITHLSERVDAPMAVSQIGDRLIGALAARLPAFAAALDNSGAHELARAWALVVMRDLGWACLQAARDDGKGLGASLLIVAGDLLEHFIKKNDEWGTT
- a CDS encoding oxygenase MpaB family protein; the protein is MGDDMNRQEKRWLGEPDRYARLRKIESLDVETDYREITLLFYGDFQSAMMAKAFNGFLMTYSGPRISKVLHASGELEKRVAKRVIDTTILASKVLTEGFVGEGRDAARRVNAMHKQYDIETDDFLAVGIEEVVGSIELAERYGWRPVTDKEREAVLRYYSHQTRAFGSPKPLPPTYAEAQAFFSHYLDTETRYEPRNEELAKVFIKFNRSLMPLWLRPMIGPLLSAQLDPRVARACGIKPGSKFMRGLADVLLKRAAAADPVPDGAPSQHEALIRTVYPNGYKVSEVGTHVKPPKPEPAPALAAAGQTGAHPSQTSVA